The Spiroplasma clarkii genome has a window encoding:
- a CDS encoding rod shape-determining protein — protein sequence MKKPQFVSMDLGTSYTLVYIEGQGVVYNEPAIVAYNTREQRIVAVGTDAYNMIGKGNRTLKVIRPMMNGVITDIKATLGQLRHIFNKLRIDKQLQGCVMLLACPSKITALEKRALEKIGLSFGASRVFIEEEAKMAALGGGINIDAPKGSLIVDMGGGTSDVAVIASGDIVLSDSIQVAGNVLNEEVLKLIRSEHGLEIGIKTAEAIKIKIGSIGRYNDENSLKVHGRDLVSGLPREIIVYPDEIRDTLRAVVVKIIDLVVTVLEKTPPELAGDIYTSGILLCGGTALLKGMDKYFSESLGLPVRIAQQPLLAVINGTKKYQSYLLDLMKREKELKALKNDETLKL from the coding sequence ATGAAAAAACCACAATTTGTTTCAATGGACTTAGGAACTTCATATACACTAGTTTATATCGAAGGTCAAGGTGTAGTTTATAATGAACCAGCAATTGTTGCTTACAATACAAGAGAACAAAGAATTGTTGCTGTTGGTACAGATGCATATAACATGATTGGTAAAGGTAATAGAACCTTAAAAGTAATTAGACCAATGATGAATGGTGTAATTACAGATATTAAAGCAACACTTGGTCAATTAAGACATATTTTTAATAAACTAAGAATTGACAAACAACTGCAAGGTTGTGTTATGCTGCTGGCCTGTCCTTCAAAAATTACAGCCCTAGAAAAAAGAGCTTTAGAAAAAATAGGTTTAAGTTTTGGTGCTTCAAGAGTCTTTATTGAAGAAGAAGCCAAAATGGCAGCATTGGGTGGTGGAATTAATATTGATGCTCCCAAGGGTTCTTTAATTGTTGATATGGGTGGAGGTACTAGTGATGTGGCAGTCATTGCCTCTGGAGACATTGTTTTAAGTGATTCCATTCAAGTTGCTGGAAATGTTTTAAATGAAGAAGTTTTAAAATTAATTAGATCTGAACATGGTTTAGAAATTGGAATTAAAACAGCAGAAGCTATTAAAATCAAAATTGGTTCAATTGGTAGATATAATGATGAAAATTCTTTAAAAGTTCATGGTCGAGACTTGGTTTCTGGCTTACCAAGAGAAATTATAGTTTATCCAGATGAAATTCGTGACACCCTCAGAGCTGTTGTTGTTAAAATTATTGATTTAGTTGTAACAGTTTTAGAAAAAACACCTCCAGAATTAGCTGGTGATATTTATACAAGTGGAATTTTGCTTTGTGGAGGAACTGCTTTACTAAAAGGAATGGATAAATACTTTTCTGAAAGTTTAGGGCTACCAGTTCGAATAGCTCAACAACCACTTTTAGCAGTAATTAATGGAACAAAAAAATATCAAAGTTACTTGTTAGATTTAATGAAAAGAGAAAAGGAATTAAAAGCCTTAAAAAATGATGAAACCTTAAAATTATAA